CATTTAGGAGGATTGGAGATAGCCGCGTGGTCGATAGCGCGAGGCGTAGCGCGCAGGGGCTATCAGATTGACTATTTCGCGAGTGGGGACGCCGTTGACTGCGAGCCACTCGAAGGCTTCGCCGTATACGAGATCAGCTCCGTTGATCCTTTTGATCGACCCCTAGGGCTTCCGGTACCACTCTGGTCCCTCGGTTCGATGTCTCAGCTAGTTCGTGCTGTTCGACGTGCGGACGTTGTGCATATACACGATACGCTGTACATGGGGAGCGTTTTAGGGGCGGTGTTATCTGTTCTGCTTCGTTGCCCGCTCGTTCTCACGGTGCACACATCGAAACTCCAGTTCAGGCATCGCGTACTTAGGCTGGCGTTCTTCGTTGCCAATGCCTCTGTAACTCGCTTCATTCTTTCGCGGGCAACACGAGTTGCGTTTGTTGGAACAACAGCCGAGGAATTCCACTCCACAGCCAACAGCGTAGCGGCAAAGAGTGCGATGATCCCGAATGGGGTCGATGCAGCCATATTTTCTCCCTTTGAATTTGGGGATCGTAGGTTCCTGCGTCGGTCGATGGGCATCGAATCCCGTGACTTTGTCGTCGCATTCGTCGGGAGATTCGTGGAGAAAAAGGGCATACACCTTTTACAGCAGGCCGTCGAAAGTGTCCGTGGTGTGCGATGGGTCTTTATTGGTGACGGCACCATTCATCCAGAGGGATGGCGTGTCGCGCACGATTCCACTCTTCAGCTGACGGGGCAGGTTGGACAAGCTTCGTTAGCCGATTTGTATCGCAGCGCCGACGTCGTGCTGTCAATTGGCGTCGGCGAAGGTGGTACTCCGCTCGTTGTGAAGGAGTCCATGGCATGCGGGACGCCAGTGTTGGTGAGTATGGAGGTGAGTCGTTCACTCGGTGATCCACGACCACCGGGTGTTTGGACGGTCGACGCAAGCGCTCCGGATGCGTCTTTGCTCGTTGCCCACATGGTTGAGCGGCTCAAGTCCGGGAGAGAGGAAGTTGCGTCTGTTCGAGAAGCCACTGCGGCGTTCGCTCGGCGGTGGGATTGGGACTTCGCCGCACGAGAGTACGACGCGATGTATCGCAGTTTGCGCTCGCGCCGCTGAGGTTGTGGACGCAATCGTCCGCTCGACATTGATTCCGCGGGGGTAAAGGAATCTCGAAATTGGATCTGCGAAAGCGGAAGAAACCGCGCCCATATGCCCCCCTCCCCCCACCCCCTCCGCTTCACCCGCGCCGAATTCGCCGGCGCGTTCGGCGACCTCGGGACCGACCTCCCGCTGCTCGTCGGTATTGTCGTCGCCACCGGGATGGATGCCACCACGGCCTTTGTGGTCTTCGGCGCCCTGCAGATCGCCTCCGGCCTCGCCTATCGGCTGCCCATGCCGGTCCAGCCGCTCAAGGCCATGGCGGCGATTGCTATCGCCGGCAAGCTGGCCCCGCCGCTCCTGGCCGCCGGCGGCCTGATCGTCGGCGTCGTCATGCTCATCCTCGCCCGCTCCGGCGCGCTCTCCTGGATCGCCCGCACGGTCCCCAAGCCCGTTGTACGCGGTATTCAGGTCGGACTGGGCATCCAACTCGCCCTGCTTGCCCTCACCCGCTTCATCCCGGCCGACGGCGCTCGTGGTTGGCTGCTGGCGGCGGTCGCCCTCGCGATCGTCCTCTGGCTGCGCGAAAGTCATCGTGTTCCCGCCGCCCTTGTGGTCCTGGCACTCGGCCTCGTCGTAGCCGCGCTCACGTGGCCCGCCGGCGCGCCGCTGCCCCTCGGCTTTCGGCTTCCCACGCTCCCCGCACGCTGGCCTACGCCCACGGAGTTCGCCCAGGCCTCGCTCCTGCTCGCGCTCCCCCAGCTCGCCCTGTCGCTCGGCAACTCGGTACTCGCCACCAAACAGGTGGTCGCCGATCTCTTTCCCGACCGTGAACCGCTCACGGTCAAGCGCATCGGCACCACCTACGCGATCATGAACCTCGTATCAGCGCCCCTTGGCGGCATTCCCGTATGCCACGGCTCCGGCGGGATCGCCGGGCACTACGCCTTCGGGGCCCGCACCGGTGCCAGTGGCATCATCTACGGCATCTTCCTCGTGCTGTCAGGACTGCTCCTCGTCGGCGAACCAGCCGCGTTTCAGCGCCTGTTCCCCGGTCCGATTCTTGGCACGTTGCTGCTCGTCGAGGCCATCACCGTGCTGCTGCTGGTGCGCGATCTGCGCGACACGCCGGCCTGGCTGGCTTTCGCCGTCGCCTGCGGACTCGCCGCGGCCTTTCTGCCATATGGTTACGCGGTCGCGCTCGTGGGCGGTACATTGATCGCCGTTGCCCTCCGACGCCGGCCGGGCCAAGACGTTTCCATCTGACCTCTCCGGATGCGGCCGCGCTGGCTGGTGCCTGAACCGATTTCGTCGTCGCCCGCTATCCGACTCGCGATAGCGTTTTTTGTGACGCACGCGCTCTCGCTGCAGCTCATCCGATACGGCGGGCCATTGGCCCCCGCGTGGCCGCCGATCGCTGTCGCACTGGCCGCCCTGATCTGGCTGCCGCCCTCGCATCGTCGACTCGTGTTCGTGGGCGTCATCGCCCTCGACACGCTTTCCAATACGCTGCAGGGATACGCCTCGTTGCGGACGGTCGGCTACACCTGCGTCACGCTCTCAGAATTGTGGATCGCCGACTGGATGCTGCGGCGGGTCACTCCACTGCCGCTCAAGTTCGCCCGTCTGCGCGACGTCGCGGTTCTGCTGTCGGCCACGGCAGTCGCCACAGCGATCGGCAGCGTACCAGCCGCCTTGATTTCTCGCGCGGCTGGTGGCGAGGCGTTTCTGAAGAGTGCGACCGTGTGGTGGATCGGCGACATGCTGGCTTATGTGATCGTGACGCCACTCACGCTGTTGCTGCTTGCACGTAACGAGTCGCGCACCGCGCATCGACGTGCATTCCGCTGGTGGCGCGATGCGTTCGCACTGAGTCTGCTGATGATCGTCGGATCGCTCGTGGCGTTCCGCGGCGATGCCCTCATGGGTGTGCTGCAGGCGCACCCGTACATGCTCTCACTGCTCACGCTATGGGCGACGCTCCGCTTCGGTCAGCTCGGCGCGCTCTGGAGCCAGATCGGTATCGCCAGCGTCGGTATCAGCCTGCTGCTGAATGGAGAGTCCCTCTCCCTCGGCGGCGTCACCGGCGGCGACGCGCTTGTGATTCTGCAGGTGTATATCGGCGTGCAAGCGCTCATCGGGCTGGTGCTGGCTACCGCGCTGCGCGAACAGCGCGAGACGGCCGAGGCGAACGCGCATATGCTGGAAGCACTCTCGTCGAGTGAGCAGCGGTTGCGTCAAAGTCAAAAGATGGAGGCCATCGGCCAGCTGGCCGGCGGCGTGGCGCACGATTTCAACAATATGCTTGCCGCCCTGTTGATGCAGCTCGACGAGCTCCGCTTGCTCAAGGCGATGCCGCGCGAGGCGATCGAACTCCTGCGTGATGTCGAGACGTCGGCGCAGCGCGCCGTGCGACTCACCCGGCAGCTGTTGGTGTTCAGCCGGCAGCAAGCGATGCAACCGAGTCTGCTCGATCTCAACCTGCTCGTGCGCGCGCACGTGCGGCTGTTGCGACGCGTGGTGCCGACCACGCACCGGCTCACCGTGGACACGACCGACGATGCGCTGGTGGTATCGGCCGACGGCGGCATGATCGAGCAGGTGCTGCTCAATCTCGTGTTGAACGCACGCGATGCACTTGCCGACGGCGGGCCGATCATGATCCGGACCGAGCGCCGAACGGTGGCGGCAACAGACATCGCCGAGCTCGCGGCGGGCACCTACGCCCTGCTCGCGGTGCAGGACACGGGTATGGGCATCGCGCCGGACAACATGCCGCGCATCTTCGAACCATTCTTCACGACGAAGCCGCCGGGGCAGGGCACCGGCCTTGGCTTGGCCACCGCGTACGGTATCGCACAGCAGCATCAAGGACTGCTTCGCGTTGCCTCCACGGTCGGCGTCGGCACGACAGTCGAGGTTTGGCTGCCCATCGTCGCCGACGCGCTCCCCGACGAGAGCGCGCAGGTCGATCTATCCGGTGCGGGCGATTCCGGCGAACACGCCGTCACCGCCACGGTGCTGGTGGTCGAAGACGATCCGACCGTCAGTCGACTGCTGCAGCGTGTGCTGGAACGCGACGGCTATCAGGTGCGCGCCGCTGCCAGCGGCCGTGAGGTACTCGACCAATGGAATCTGTACGAACTGTCGGTGGACCTGGTGATCACCGATCTGGTCATGCCCGGCGGCGTGAGTGGGACGCAGCTCGCTGCCGAGCTGCGACGGCGGGCTCCGTCGCTGCCAGTGGTCTTCACCAGCGGATACGATCCCGAGTTCGACCCCTCCGACGAGACCATGGTGCCAGGGGAGAACTTCATCCCCAAACCGTCCAAGGCCGAACAGATCCTTGCCGTCGTGCGCCGGCAACTGGCCTCACGCACGACGGCGACGTAGTCGGCGCCCTAGAAGAACCAGCGTTGCAGTCCTGTGCGCCCCTGGCGATTGGCGCCCGCCAGCCGCCAATACAGCGTGAAACCGCTCACGGTCAGCGCCAGCAAGGCAACACCCCAGACCATCGACGCCACCAGCCCGCCGTCGCCGAACACTTCGCCGCTATGCACGCGATTGATGAACGCCTTGTCGGCATAGCCGTCGCTGCGCGTGAATTTTCCAGTCCGCGCATCGAACAGCAGCCGCCGGTCTTCGCCGCCCGTCTTGGTGCCGAGGTACATGGTGATGACGGGGGCCTGTCCCTTGAGCTCAATGGCGATCTTGTCGATCGGCGCCCCGGGCGCTTCCTTGGCCGCGCTGGCCATGGCGGCGTTGATCGCCCCCATCCAGGCGTCCGGAGGGGAGTCCGTATGCACGGCACTCACCAGCGTGCGGTTGGCCTCACGAACGGCTTCGTCTTCACCAAAGAACTCGGTCCCGGCCACGATGACGCCGGTCACCGACGCAAAGGCCAGGAACAGCGCCGCGGGCGCGCCGATCCACCGGTGCCAGCGGCGCCAGAAGGCAGGAGTAGGCATTCGAACTGTGGGGTATGAGGCACGGGGCGGGACGTGCGCGTGCAAGTTGACGCATGACACCCCCGCTCGCAAACCGCCGTAGTGGTGATACCTTTTACACTGCGGACCCCGGTTGACCGCCGTTGAGCGTCCTCCCCCACCTTTCAGATCTCTCATCATGACCAAGATCCGTATGGCCGTCGTTTCGGCCGCACTCGCACTGTCCGTCACCGCCGTCGCCGCGCAGCGCATGTTCGCCGACTTCAGTGGCAAGTGGAACGTCGCGATCGACGCGCAGGGCCAGTCCATGCAGTCGCTCATGACCGTCACGCAGAAGGGTGACTCGGTGTCGGGCACCACCGAATCGCAGATCGGCACCGCCAACTTCGACGGCGTGGTCAAGGGCGATTCGATCTTCTTCGGTTTCGCCCTCGACATGGGTGGCCAGCAGATCAAGATCCGCGGCACCGGCGTGATGAGCGAGAAGGACAAGATGACCGGCACGATGGAAGCCGAAGGACTCGGCGCCTTCCCGTTCGCTGCTGCGCGTCAGCCGAACTAACCGGACATGCCGTCCACCGCACTCGGCGAGTTTGTCGGAACGCTCGTACTGCTTCTGCTCGGCAATGGTGTGGTGGCCGGTGTGTTGTTGGAGAAGTCGAAGGCGCACGGTGCAGGGTGGATGGTGATCACCGCCGGCTGGGCGTTTGCGGTGTTGTGCGGCGTCCTCGTGGCCGTTGGGCTCGGAGCACCGGGTGAGCTCAACCCGGCGGTTACACTGGCGAATGTGATCGCGGGCACGCGCACCGTGCCCGACGCGCTTGCGCATGTCGCCGCGCAGATGACGGGGGCGATCGTGGGCGCCACGCTGGTGTGGCTGCACTATCTCCCGCACTGGAGCATCACCCGCGATCAGGGCACCATCCACGCCTGCTTCTGCACGGCGCCCGCGATACGCAGCTCCGTGCCGAATCTGATCAGCGAGGTAATCGGTACGATGGTGCTGGTGCTGGTGGCCAGTGCCATCGGAACCGCCGGCGTGTCGGGTGCCACTCCCGCCACGAACCTTGGACCGGCGCTCGTCGGCGCGTTGGTGTGGGGCATTGGTCTCTCGCTGGGCGGACCTACCGGGTACGCCATCAATCCGGCGCGCGACCTCGGTCCGCGCCTCGCCCACGCCATCCTGCCGATCGCCGGCAAGGGTGGCAACGATTGGGGATACGCCTGGATCCCCGTTGTCGGACCGCTGGCCGGCGGTGCCCTGGCGGCACTGCTGTGGTCCACATTATCCGCCGCAAACGGAGTACCGAAGTGAGCATGACCACAGGACGGTTGATAACGGCGGCGCTCTGTGCCGCCGTTGGCATTGGTGCCACCTACGTCGGCGTGGCCGGCGCCGGTCCGCTGCCGCCACTGGGCGGTCTGCTCTCGCCGGCCGTCGGTCTCTGGGCCAACGCCGTAGACGATCTGCCGGCCGAGGCCACGAGCAGCATCCCCTCGCTCGATGGCACAGTCGACGTTCGCTACGACTCGCGCAGCGTGCCGCACATCTTCGCCACCACCGACGCCGATGCCATGCGCGCGCTCGGTTACGTCACGGCGCGCGACCGGCTCTTTCAGCTCGAGATTCAGTCACGCGCCGGCGAAGGCACACTCACCGAGTTGGTGGGTGATGTGGCACTGCCCGCCGACCAGGAAACACGTCGGCTCGGCATGCCGCGTTCGGCCGAGCGGAAGTGGCGCGACATCGGGGAAAGCACGCCGAGCGGGAAGTTGCTGCTGGCGTACGCAGACGGTGTGAACGCGTATCGCGCGACGTTGTCGCCAGCGCAGTGGCCGGTGGAGTACAAGTTGCTCAATCGTGCCCCGCGCGAATGGCTGCCGTTGCACTCGATCCATGTGCTCAATCGCATGGGCTATACACTGGCCCGTGGACCCGGCGAGCTCGAACTGCTGGAAGCGCGCGCACTGGTGGGCGACGCCGCGGCCAACGCACTCATGGAAGAGAATTCGCCCGTGCAGGAGCCGATTCAACCGATGAATCGCAACGCCGCGCGCGTGGCCCTCTCGGCGATTCCTGCACCGGGCGCTCCTGACAGTCTGGCTGCGCGCATGGTGGCGTCGTTGCGCACGAACACCAATGCCACGACCACCGGCATGTCGCCGTTGTCGTGGCTCAAGGACATCGATCCCACGGTCGAACAGGCCCGTGCCTTCGCCAGCAACAATTGGGCGGTGGCACCGTCGCGTTCGGCCAACGGCCACGCGATGTTGGCCGGCGATCCGCACCTCGAGCTCACGTTGCCGAGCATCTGGTATGAAGTGCACATCGTGGTGCCGGGGAGCTTCGAGATCGGAGGGGTATCGATCCCGGGGCTGCCGGGCATTCCGATCGGCTACTCGCGCGCCGTGGCGTGGAGCGCTACGAATACCGGCGCCGACGTCATGGATTTCTGGCGCGAGAAGGTCGACAACGACGCAGCGCCGACGGCCTACGAACTCGATGGCGTGATGACCAAGTTCGCCGACACGCGCACCGAGACGTATCGCGACAAGCTCGGCCGCGTGATCGACGTGGACACGAT
This region of Gemmatimonas groenlandica genomic DNA includes:
- a CDS encoding glycosyltransferase family 4 protein, giving the protein MTSRRLRIVHIASYLPSHLGGLEIAAWSIARGVARRGYQIDYFASGDAVDCEPLEGFAVYEISSVDPFDRPLGLPVPLWSLGSMSQLVRAVRRADVVHIHDTLYMGSVLGAVLSVLLRCPLVLTVHTSKLQFRHRVLRLAFFVANASVTRFILSRATRVAFVGTTAEEFHSTANSVAAKSAMIPNGVDAAIFSPFEFGDRRFLRRSMGIESRDFVVAFVGRFVEKKGIHLLQQAVESVRGVRWVFIGDGTIHPEGWRVAHDSTLQLTGQVGQASLADLYRSADVVLSIGVGEGGTPLVVKESMACGTPVLVSMEVSRSLGDPRPPGVWTVDASAPDASLLVAHMVERLKSGREEVASVREATAAFARRWDWDFAAREYDAMYRSLRSRR
- a CDS encoding penicillin acylase family protein — its product is MTTGRLITAALCAAVGIGATYVGVAGAGPLPPLGGLLSPAVGLWANAVDDLPAEATSSIPSLDGTVDVRYDSRSVPHIFATTDADAMRALGYVTARDRLFQLEIQSRAGEGTLTELVGDVALPADQETRRLGMPRSAERKWRDIGESTPSGKLLLAYADGVNAYRATLSPAQWPVEYKLLNRAPREWLPLHSIHVLNRMGYTLARGPGELELLEARALVGDAAANALMEENSPVQEPIQPMNRNAARVALSAIPAPGAPDSLAARMVASLRTNTNATTTGMSPLSWLKDIDPTVEQARAFASNNWAVAPSRSANGHAMLAGDPHLELTLPSIWYEVHIVVPGSFEIGGVSIPGLPGIPIGYSRAVAWSATNTGADVMDFWREKVDNDAAPTAYELDGVMTKFADTRTETYRDKLGRVIDVDTIYYTHRGPMQRQGREWLSMRWTVLESGKELQGYFAAFHATTASAFLDSMAQYYQAPAQNFITADTSGTIMIRSTGRYPVRADSGRGTDVRDGWLRRNDWIGDWPVARYPQGRNPAQGYLASANQQPIDPQQDALYLGPDPNFEIWRALQINRLLRADSTVTADEMRGFHTNPGSVRADLLVPALVSAAQARIAAGDNSASLKAATTLLASWNRQYTRDNTGARLFETAIAQTTALLYDEFIPAKSDVRSVTPSESRLLQLIADSANGWWDDRRTTNVREDRNVILAKALRAAYDTLVTEYGDPTKTPWTWGRVAPAKPNHLLRLAGFAAPEMPIDGGRGTLNPSVGSKRANFGASWRMVVEMDKEPRIRAVYPGGQSGNPASTRYLDRYAMWANGQLDSVRTPRTAKDLAASDTRAVLTLTR
- a CDS encoding MIP/aquaporin family protein; the encoded protein is MPSTALGEFVGTLVLLLLGNGVVAGVLLEKSKAHGAGWMVITAGWAFAVLCGVLVAVGLGAPGELNPAVTLANVIAGTRTVPDALAHVAAQMTGAIVGATLVWLHYLPHWSITRDQGTIHACFCTAPAIRSSVPNLISEVIGTMVLVLVASAIGTAGVSGATPATNLGPALVGALVWGIGLSLGGPTGYAINPARDLGPRLAHAILPIAGKGGNDWGYAWIPVVGPLAGGALAALLWSTLSAANGVPK
- a CDS encoding hybrid sensor histidine kinase/response regulator; translated protein: MRPRWLVPEPISSSPAIRLAIAFFVTHALSLQLIRYGGPLAPAWPPIAVALAALIWLPPSHRRLVFVGVIALDTLSNTLQGYASLRTVGYTCVTLSELWIADWMLRRVTPLPLKFARLRDVAVLLSATAVATAIGSVPAALISRAAGGEAFLKSATVWWIGDMLAYVIVTPLTLLLLARNESRTAHRRAFRWWRDAFALSLLMIVGSLVAFRGDALMGVLQAHPYMLSLLTLWATLRFGQLGALWSQIGIASVGISLLLNGESLSLGGVTGGDALVILQVYIGVQALIGLVLATALREQRETAEANAHMLEALSSSEQRLRQSQKMEAIGQLAGGVAHDFNNMLAALLMQLDELRLLKAMPREAIELLRDVETSAQRAVRLTRQLLVFSRQQAMQPSLLDLNLLVRAHVRLLRRVVPTTHRLTVDTTDDALVVSADGGMIEQVLLNLVLNARDALADGGPIMIRTERRTVAATDIAELAAGTYALLAVQDTGMGIAPDNMPRIFEPFFTTKPPGQGTGLGLATAYGIAQQHQGLLRVASTVGVGTTVEVWLPIVADALPDESAQVDLSGAGDSGEHAVTATVLVVEDDPTVSRLLQRVLERDGYQVRAAASGREVLDQWNLYELSVDLVITDLVMPGGVSGTQLAAELRRRAPSLPVVFTSGYDPEFDPSDETMVPGENFIPKPSKAEQILAVVRRQLASRTTAT
- a CDS encoding PepSY domain-containing protein; amino-acid sequence: MPTPAFWRRWHRWIGAPAALFLAFASVTGVIVAGTEFFGEDEAVREANRTLVSAVHTDSPPDAWMGAINAAMASAAKEAPGAPIDKIAIELKGQAPVITMYLGTKTGGEDRRLLFDARTGKFTRSDGYADKAFINRVHSGEVFGDGGLVASMVWGVALLALTVSGFTLYWRLAGANRQGRTGLQRWFF
- a CDS encoding putative sulfate/molybdate transporter; this encodes MPPSPHPLRFTRAEFAGAFGDLGTDLPLLVGIVVATGMDATTAFVVFGALQIASGLAYRLPMPVQPLKAMAAIAIAGKLAPPLLAAGGLIVGVVMLILARSGALSWIARTVPKPVVRGIQVGLGIQLALLALTRFIPADGARGWLLAAVALAIVLWLRESHRVPAALVVLALGLVVAALTWPAGAPLPLGFRLPTLPARWPTPTEFAQASLLLALPQLALSLGNSVLATKQVVADLFPDREPLTVKRIGTTYAIMNLVSAPLGGIPVCHGSGGIAGHYAFGARTGASGIIYGIFLVLSGLLLVGEPAAFQRLFPGPILGTLLLVEAITVLLLVRDLRDTPAWLAFAVACGLAAAFLPYGYAVALVGGTLIAVALRRRPGQDVSI